One Heyndrickxia oleronia genomic window, CCAACTACACCGAAATGGCAGAAGAACGTTGCCCATGCTTGACGATCTGAAAACAACCGACGTAAAATGACTAGTGTTTTTTCATTTTTATGAATCGATTGATCTACTGAAGAACGTCTAGTATTTATCTGATTCTTCATTTGTTTAGGTTTTTTAACCAAAACATAATAAAGAATCAACGCGCAAATACAGAGTAAGCACCCTGTTATAAGAAAAGGAACTCTCCAACCTAATAAATCGATCAACGCTGAAAATGGAACTGTTGCCATGAGAAAGCCAAGACTACCAGTCATTCCTGCAAAACCAAGTAATTGTACAAATTCATTCGCCTTAAACCATTGACTTAATATGAGGACAAGATTGACCCAAATCGCTGCATCCCCTATTCCTACTAATAATCTCGCCAAAAACAAAAAAGCCTCATTAGGAGCAAGACTATAGATGAGGGTACCTATCCCATTAAGCAACGTACCCATAATAAGAAAATAATTTGGTCCAAATCGATCAGATAATAATCCAATTGGAATTTGTAATCCAGCATAAGACAAAAATTGTAGGCTTGCTAGTAAACCAATGACTACTGCAGATACATGAAACTCCGTCATTAACTGCTCTGATATTAAACCTGGCGCAGTTCTTTGACTTACGATTAGAAAATAGGAAAACAAAACTACACTTAATACAATCCAACGGTAACTGTTTTGCTTTTTCACCAATTTCTCCGTCTCCCAGCTGTATTTTTTCTTAAGTATACTCCTATTTTTAAAATATTGAAGAGGAAAAAGTAGCTGTTGGTAAAAGAGACAGAACTTTGATCATAGAAGATTTATTAATAATTTTTTATTTATCATAAGATCCTTATTGTAAAATTAATCTTCCAAAACTAAATGATTAGAAAAAGGGAGATTGCAAAAAAATATCCCTTCTTCTTGAAATTTTAGGTAACATTCATTGAGTCTTTCCCGTTTTTGTCTTCTGAATTTTCACATGTTTAGGTTGTATAGGAAAGTCACCTTTTGCTAAGTCAGGACCAGTTAGGTCATTCCTTTGATTTAAAACATTTTTTGTAAATTCAATTGGCTTCTCGTTTTCCATTTCTTTCACCTCCATTGATTAGCATGGCGTTTCAAAAAACTAATTATGCCCCCATTTTTTTACAGTTACTATATTTAAGACAGGTTGTTAATAATTGTCGATTAACCATAGCATTTTTTTTAATAATAGTTTGATAGTTTGGTAGAAGAACTTGCTCTGGTGACATTTTCACTTCACCACATATATCCACACCAATGACTTGTTTAGCTTGTAAAATGGATGATAAATAATGAGTTAATGAATGAATACTCATCATTCCTTGGTCCCAATTTGTTGTAACCTCATTTGTATTTAGAACATCTTTATCGATGCTTACATATACAATCTCGGTATGAATTGAAGAAATTATTGATTTTAATGAATATTGTTGGTTTTTATTAAAAGGATAGATAATTGTTCGTGGGACATTCAGGTGGTGTAATTTTATATTTGTCGGTCCTATTATCACTACATTTTTTAAAAGGGGGTTATTTGCTAAAGCAAAAGAAACCCATGATCCACATGAAAGTATAGTTTCACCTTTTTGTTTTATTTCCAGATCAGGATGATTATCAAATAAAACAAGTGTAAACGGTTGACAGATTTCACTTAACAATAAATAGGTAACATAATGATAATTCCCATTTCCAATAAGTGTTATTCCTTTTTGCTTTCTTTTTTCTAGATAGCTTTTTAATAATTTCAAAGAATCTTCTTGGCAAAAGAGATTCACATGAAGTAAATGTTGAATATTAATATTTTCATGGGGAAATTGTTGAAGTTCCTTCTGAGAAATATACGTTTCGTCAAAGTTCATGATGGTTATTCCGTTATTTAATAACCCCATAATCTTTCATCTCCTAAATAATATTTTAAGAGATTGGATAAAACATGATCTTTTTCTCTCCAGAAAGTGAGCAAAATACAGTAAATAATAATTGATTGACATGCACTATCCAATCTCATTAAATACAAGCATGTTTGCTACGTAGTTTTAAAGTGGGTAAAAAGTAACTAGGTAATTCCTTGCTAATTTAAAAAACAACAAAGAATTACTCTAATTATAATACAATTTCTTAAACTATTTAAATGTTTTGACTTAATATAATAACCTCGCTTTATTTTCAAATATTAATTAGACGAATACTACGTATAGAAAAGATTTAGCTACACATAAAAAAGGGATTGATCTCAACAAAATATCATCTAAAATTGTAGTAATTTTCTCTACTTCAGTTAGAGTCCTAAGTCAAGGATCAACCCATATATTTATTTTTTTGGCTTTGTTTTAGTGCTTATTCAAATAGTTATTTCATGATAATTAATAAGGTGTCATCACATAAACTTGGTTAACCACGCAATGTATTCTGCACCTGGAATGAATAATAATTGTGCAAGTATGGTTCCTAACAAACGCGATGTCATCATCATTAGTGAAACCCCCTTCAAACTATTATAACTACCTCTCTGGTTAACCACATCATCAGCAAGTATAGATATTTTGGGGTCTATAAAAATGGTAAGTAAAATCGTTGCGATCCCATTTATTAGTCCTGATGCCATCGTAGCTGTTGCGGATCTTTCAGGAGCTATAATCGATGCATATAATGCTGACAATACTCCTATCGTGTATATGGCAGTAATAAGCATATTAATGAAGAATAATTTAATAGGAATATCTTTTTTCTTAATATCTTTTATGTATGAGAGTCTTGGCAAATGAATATGTTTAATCCCACGCATAAAATACTCCTTTGAAAATCCTTTCTTTAATAATGCTGGAATAGACCCT contains:
- a CDS encoding MFS transporter codes for the protein MVKKQNSYRWIVLSVVLFSYFLIVSQRTAPGLISEQLMTEFHVSAVVIGLLASLQFLSYAGLQIPIGLLSDRFGPNYFLIMGTLLNGIGTLIYSLAPNEAFLFLARLLVGIGDAAIWVNLVLILSQWFKANEFVQLLGFAGMTGSLGFLMATVPFSALIDLLGWRVPFLITGCLLCICALILYYVLVKKPKQMKNQINTRRSSVDQSIHKNEKTLVILRRLFSDRQAWATFFCHFGVVGTYVGFIGSWAVPYGMNVYDMTRSEASQLIMIGLIGAIIGAPLTGWISNRLHSIRRPYLVVHVVTLCSWISFFLCNGRPPYYLLVLIFFIIGYGNGASALTFAVVRKSFSMKEVGVVSGFANTGGFLSAVLLPSLFGKVLDYFHAHSMDMGYHFGFIIPIVFSIIGLIGGLLIKERNFHMEQSQEMSI
- a CDS encoding arginase family protein, translating into MGLLNNGITIMNFDETYISQKELQQFPHENINIQHLLHVNLFCQEDSLKLLKSYLEKRKQKGITLIGNGNYHYVTYLLLSEICQPFTLVLFDNHPDLEIKQKGETILSCGSWVSFALANNPLLKNVVIIGPTNIKLHHLNVPRTIIYPFNKNQQYSLKSIISSIHTEIVYVSIDKDVLNTNEVTTNWDQGMMSIHSLTHYLSSILQAKQVIGVDICGEVKMSPEQVLLPNYQTIIKKNAMVNRQLLTTCLKYSNCKKMGA
- a CDS encoding lipid II flippase Amj family protein; protein product: MGILSERLILISLFIFIIHSIETLAYAVRLSGARVRLLASALSLFNVMVIVSRMANMMQQPFTGRLVDNAPKENAFQFVESQFRVIIGASTLGTIMGILLLPTFIALFSRAIVHLSEERGSIPALLKKGFSKEYFMRGIKHIHLPRLSYIKDIKKKDIPIKLFFINMLITAIYTIGVLSALYASIIAPERSATATMASGLINGIATILLTIFIDPKISILADDVVNQRGSYNSLKGVSLMMMTSRLLGTILAQLLFIPGAEYIAWLTKFM